One genomic segment of Octopus sinensis unplaced genomic scaffold, ASM634580v1 Contig02042, whole genome shotgun sequence includes these proteins:
- the LOC118760930 gene encoding uncharacterized protein LOC118760930, whose amino-acid sequence MTAWNRKVFYFVNIIKNDKLKRGSLPRVTSEEGLCSTDYITDKNSLKKHVDILGNKDGSYQQSSFNSLVPNLVEPSPKELKHNSNNRRSICGNKSNLEEINIFSPKKRPRQNLVKTPSVDMVANSMAKRVDKCIEFIEHTTSKRTSEINIAIRKVLKENEGLVDRTEKLALKMRGEDERMRVLIVANGLSDIVVYFIK is encoded by the exons ATGACGGCTTGGAATCGAAAGGTATtctactttgttaatataattaagAATGATAAGCTAAAAAGGGGTTCTTTACCTCGTGTGACAAGTGAAGAAGGTCTTTGTTCTACAGATTATATTACCgacaaaaattcattaaaaaagcaTGTCGATATTCTCggaaacaaggacggatcatacCAACAAAGTTCTTTTAATTCATTGGTACCAAATCTCGTGGAACCTTCTCCTAAAGAATTAAAGCATAATTCAAACAATCGTCGCTCAATATGTGGAAATAAGTCAAATTTGGAAGAAATTAACATTTTTTCTCCAAAAAAGCGTCCCCGTCAAAATTTGGTAAAGACTCCTTCAGTAGATATGGTTGCAAATTCCATGGCAAAGCGTGTTGACAAATGCATCGAGTTCATTGAACATACAACGAGTAAGCGGACAAG TGAAATTAATATCGCCATTCGAAAAGTTTTAAAAGAGAATGAAGGACTAGTTGACAGGACAGAGAAATTAGCACTCAAGATGAGAGGCGAGGACGAGAGAATGCGAGTACTAATTGTTGCTAATGGTTTATCAGATATCGTCgtctattttattaaataa
- the LOC115227168 gene encoding tigger transposable element-derived protein 6-like, whose amino-acid sequence MLKLHGEMRTDKVVDINSFREEFKEISKSYKPDLIYNLDETALYYKLIPSKSVCRNRFQGYKNFKDRVSIMLCSNMTGSHKLKPVMIGKPKMPRCFKNFDYGCLVSYYSSQKAWMTGSIFIDWIISFDLQLKIKKKKILLLIDHCPAHSIPQNLDCIKILFFPKNSTDYYNQWILEL is encoded by the coding sequence ATGCTAAAATTACATGGAGAGATGCGAACAGATAAAGTAGTTGACATTAATTCTTTTCgtgaagaatttaaagaaatttctaaatcgtATAAGCCTGATCTAATTTATAATTTGGATGAAACTGCATTATACTACAAGCTTATTCCATCGAAAAGCGTATGCAGAAACCGATTCCAAGgatacaaaaattttaaagacCGTGTGTCTATTATGCTTTGTTCAAACATGACCGGAAGTCATAAATTGAAACCTGTGATGATTGGAAAACCAAAAATGCCtagatgttttaaaaattttgacTATGGATGTCTTGTCTCATATTATAGCTCACAGAAAGCTTGGATGACTGGATCTATTTTTATTGATTGGATTATTAGCTTTGATCTCCagcttaaaattaaaaagaagaaaattttattgCTAATAGACCACTGTCCTGCACATTCTATTCCTCAAAACTTGGATTgtattaagattttattttttcctaaaaattCTACTGATTACTACAACCAATGGATATTGGAATTATAA